From the Amia ocellicauda isolate fAmiCal2 chromosome 21, fAmiCal2.hap1, whole genome shotgun sequence genome, one window contains:
- the LOC136716941 gene encoding zinc finger protein 260-like, which produces MGSVEASALPDSEDRTPTEQQRCEQEWGSSLRQGTEPTATEDEQGLTEQHSSRPIKEELSGLEPQTEGSTQGPRALGSECGPSAAGAELGSTGTQTGPSVVFDHIKSEPNESELDTHTPLKDGLCNLKLENITGGLSDLELELSVDCETESIALETGLSGGRDSAGRGESPSTQCRQLRPRPSSSHTTPSQQTLQHQGRHWCSECGKSFSKLGNLKTHQRIHTGEKPYCCSQCGKSFSLLQNLKRHQHTHTGEKPYCCSECGKSFSELGNLNAHMRIHTGEKAYCCSECGKSFSELGNLNAHMRIHTGEKAYCCSQCGKSFTQLGSLKSHQYLHTGEKPFCCFQCGKGFTRAAYLKAHQRIHTGEKPYQCSQCGKGFSELGNLRSHERIHTGEKPYSCPQCGKSFNRLKSVKSHQRIHTGEKPYCCSRCGKSFNNLGSLTYHMRIHTGEKPYCCSQCGKGFSNLGNLQSHQRTHKPVAASPADVSLESAQSAARCYCGKGSVGGGGSVRSPAAPGSSGLK; this is translated from the exons ATGG GATCTGTAGAGGCCAgcgctctccctgactctgAGGACAGGACTCCCACTGAGCAGCAGCGCTGTGAGCAGGAGTGGggctccagtctgaggcaggGCACAGAGCCCACAGCTACTGAAGATGAACAGGGGCTAACTGAGCAGCACAGCAGCAGACCCATTAAAGAGGAGCTCAGTGGCCTGGAGCCACAGACTGAGGGGTCAACACAGGGACCCAGGGCACTGGGAtctgagtgtggacccagtgcagCTGGTGCTGAGCTTGGCTCTACAGGAACACAGACTGGACCCAGTGTGGTGTTTGATCACATTAAATCAGAGCCCAATGAATCAGAGTTAGACACTCATACTCCTCTGAAGGATGGACTCTGTAATCTTAAACTGGAGAATATTACAGGAGGCCTCAGTGACCTGGAACTAGAGCTCAGTGTGGATTGTGAAACAGAATCCATTGCCTTGGAGACAGGGCTGAGTGGAGGGAGGGACAGTGCAGGGAGGGGTGAGAGCCCATCGACTCAGTGTAGACAGCTGCGTCCCCGACCCTCCAGCTCCCACACAACCCCCTCACAGCAAACTCTGCAACATCAGGGCCGCCATTGGTGCTCcgagtgtgggaagagtttcagtAAGTTAGGAAACCTAAAAACTCATCAGAGGATTCACACGGGAGAGAAACCTTACtgctgctcccagtgtgggaagagtttcagtTTGTTACAAAACCTTAAGCGTcaccagcacactcacacaggagagaaaccgtacTGCTGCTctgagtgtgggaagagcttcagtgAGTTAGGAAACCTTAATGCTCACatgcgcattcacacaggagagaaagcaTACTGCTGCTctgagtgtgggaagagcttcagtgAGTTAGGAAACCTTAATGCTCACatgcgcattcacacaggagagaaagcatactgctgctcccagtgtgggaagagcttcacaCAGTTAGGAAGCCTCAAATCTCATCAGTAccttcacacaggagagaaaccattcTGCTGCTTccagtgtgggaagggcttcACCCGTGCAGCATACCTTAAAGCTCATCAGCGCATTCACACTGGAGAGAAACCGTATCAGtgctcccagtgtgggaagggcttcAGTGAGTTAGGAAACCTTAGATCTCAtgagcgcattcacacaggagagaaaccatatAGTTGCCCTCAGTGCGGGAAGAGTTTCAATCGGTTAAAAAGCGTTAAATCTcatcagcgcattcacacag gagagaaaccatactGCTGCTCTCGGTGTGGCAAGAGTTTCAATAACTTAGGAAGCCTTACATATCACatgcgcattcacacaggagagaaaccgtactgctgctcccagtgtgggaagggcttcAGTAACTTAGGAAACCTGCAATCTCATCAGCGCACTCACAAA CCGGTGGCTGCGTCGCCTGCTGACGTCTCACTGGAGTCTGCGCAGTCTGCGGCCCGGTGCTACTGCGGCAAGGGCTccgtcggcggcggcggcagtGTCCGTTCTCCCGCCGCTCCCGGCTCCTCTGGGTTGAAATAG